The Anopheles gambiae chromosome 2, idAnoGambNW_F1_1, whole genome shotgun sequence genomic sequence AGCTGCTGAGAACCGGAACGTTGTCGTTGCGGCGTGGATCGAAagtggtgtgtttgtggtgttgtgtgtgtgtgtgcgctgtgcGTGTTGGTGGTATCCTACAGCAGTATGGCTTCAGTGATACCGCGCGTTGATGTCGTGTTCCTGGCGTACAGTGAGGATGCCGGAAAGGCACCGTCCGTTACGCTGGACAGCATCTGCACGGTCAGTTTGTACGAGCTGCAGCGGCACCTGCAGGTGAAGCGAACCGAGCGCAACAGTATGGGTGCCGAAGCGTACAAACACTACAAATGGGTAACGATCCTCGGAATGGGCTGAAGAGAGAAACTAACATTCAGAACTAATGTGCGCTCCTTACAACCCTCAGTACAATGCAGCACTGGTCGAAGAATTGCGCACGACGGGGAAAGGACAACCGCGGCCACTGCTGCAGGCTTTCCACTGGTACATTGAAACGTCCAACCGCTGTGGGTTCCGGGTCGAGGGTCAACAGTACGAAGCGGTGTCGCTGGTGGTGGCCGCCGAGGTGGAGCGCTGGTA encodes the following:
- the LOC1269585 gene encoding uncharacterized protein LOC1269585 is translated as MASVIPRVDVVFLAYSEDAGKAPSVTLDSICTVSLYELQRHLQVKRTERNSMGAEAYKHYKWYNAALVEELRTTGKGQPRPLLQAFHWYIETSNRCGFRVEGQQYEAVSLVVAAEVERWYCARSGHSAQGSRARVVSNVPIGAAFTGTTPSAKTPVVAVHPRQHHPSSHRSTTLERIGEEC